One window from the genome of Rhodopirellula halodulae encodes:
- a CDS encoding 3'-5' exonuclease, producing MSDSVAHLIFDVESIADGDLISRVRYSGEDLSPEEAIAKYQAERLEQTGSTFIPHTFQVPIAVVVAKVTADFQLVDIKSLDEPEFRPHVITKYFWQGWEMYNMPQWVTFNGRSFDIPIMELSAFRYGISIPKWFDDSGYKSRRNRFSTHSHLDLQELLTNFGAARFNGGLNLAAQTLSKPGKMGLSGDQVQSSYDAGNLKEISDYCRCDVLDTYFVFLRCMVLTGKLELERELELVEQTRKWIEAESETCQACADYMTQFGDWRNPWLAETTEANEENDEAEPSDTESVESPQAE from the coding sequence ATGAGCGACTCAGTTGCGCACCTAATTTTTGATGTCGAAAGCATCGCGGACGGCGACCTCATTTCTCGCGTTCGCTATTCGGGCGAGGACCTGTCCCCCGAAGAAGCCATCGCGAAATATCAAGCGGAACGACTGGAGCAAACCGGTTCCACCTTCATCCCTCACACGTTCCAAGTCCCCATCGCGGTCGTAGTCGCCAAAGTCACCGCGGACTTTCAATTGGTGGACATCAAATCGTTGGATGAACCTGAATTTCGGCCGCATGTGATCACCAAGTACTTTTGGCAAGGCTGGGAAATGTACAACATGCCCCAGTGGGTCACTTTCAACGGGCGATCGTTCGACATTCCCATCATGGAACTGTCCGCGTTTCGTTACGGCATCTCGATTCCCAAATGGTTCGACGACAGCGGCTACAAATCACGACGAAATCGTTTCAGCACCCATTCGCATTTGGACCTGCAGGAACTGCTCACCAACTTCGGCGCCGCACGTTTCAACGGTGGCCTGAACCTTGCCGCTCAAACGCTTTCCAAGCCCGGCAAGATGGGGCTCAGCGGCGATCAGGTGCAATCCTCCTATGACGCCGGAAATTTGAAAGAGATCAGCGATTACTGTCGCTGTGATGTGTTGGACACCTACTTTGTCTTTTTGCGATGCATGGTCCTGACCGGCAAATTGGAATTGGAACGAGAACTGGAGCTGGTGGAACAGACTCGAAAGTGGATCGAGGCGGAAAGCGAAACTTGCCAAGCCTGCGCGGATTACATGACGCAGTTCGGTGATTGGAGGAACCCATGGCTGGCCGAGACCACCGAAGCGAATGAAGAGAACGACGAAGCCGAACCTTCGGACACCGAGTCGGTCGAATCACCTCAGGCTGAATGA
- a CDS encoding WD40 repeat domain-containing protein translates to MSLASVGITAFAQPPATAPTMRIAGKPTQLITSNDLPAARIVRLPPVDDRVKQVVVTALAIDPRGEWLAVAGDDHVIRLVHQETLKVVKTLGDGHRSQPSPVGHSDMIRTLAFDASGSRLASAGNDGRLIIWDRNEQFSVLQEIGSAPALACVNFSPSGHQLVAVGFDKEVFLISNQPTQNERLMSDCNDLRCGVYRHDGQALAVAGRDGHVHLFDPNTGKQIADQHLHTRRVRDLDFMPGSDVLVSVDEDGVIIRWDTKRDEVLSRQKITTGRLFSLAIVDEQRFAAAGSDDVIHLVDIGTDGQTLFVSGQLRGHVGSVATLAAVDGMVYSGGFDATLRRWDLSPDAIADSKIALGSDATTPANEPTPR, encoded by the coding sequence GTGTCTTTGGCCTCCGTTGGGATCACGGCGTTTGCTCAGCCACCAGCGACCGCCCCGACGATGCGCATCGCCGGGAAACCGACTCAGTTGATCACATCCAACGATCTGCCCGCAGCTCGAATCGTGCGTCTTCCACCCGTCGATGACCGCGTGAAACAAGTCGTCGTCACCGCGCTCGCCATTGATCCACGTGGGGAATGGTTGGCCGTCGCTGGCGACGATCATGTGATCCGTTTGGTGCATCAAGAAACACTCAAAGTCGTCAAAACGCTGGGTGACGGTCATCGCTCGCAACCGTCACCGGTTGGCCATAGCGACATGATCCGCACGTTGGCCTTTGATGCTTCCGGCAGTCGTCTGGCTTCGGCCGGCAACGACGGGCGGCTCATCATTTGGGACCGCAACGAACAGTTTTCTGTGCTGCAAGAAATCGGGTCGGCTCCCGCATTGGCGTGTGTCAACTTCTCGCCGTCGGGACATCAATTGGTCGCGGTTGGATTTGACAAAGAAGTCTTTTTGATCAGCAACCAACCCACCCAAAACGAACGATTGATGAGCGATTGCAACGATCTGCGTTGCGGTGTCTATCGGCACGATGGACAAGCTCTGGCTGTGGCCGGCCGTGATGGGCATGTGCATTTGTTTGATCCCAACACGGGCAAACAGATCGCCGACCAACACCTGCACACTCGCCGAGTACGCGATTTGGACTTCATGCCGGGTTCCGATGTGTTGGTCAGCGTTGACGAAGACGGCGTGATCATCCGCTGGGACACCAAACGCGACGAAGTTCTCTCGCGTCAGAAGATCACCACCGGCCGTTTGTTCTCTCTGGCCATTGTCGATGAGCAACGATTCGCCGCGGCGGGAAGCGACGACGTGATTCACTTGGTTGACATCGGCACCGACGGGCAAACCCTGTTCGTCTCCGGTCAACTGCGCGGGCACGTCGGTTCAGTCGCGACGTTGGCAGCGGTCGACGGAATGGTTTACTCCGGCGGATTCGACGCCACACTTCGCCGATGGGACCTCAGTCCTGACGCCATCGCCGACAGCAAAATTGCATTGGGAAGCGACGCAACCACGCCCGCCAACGAACCGACGCCTCGCTAG
- a CDS encoding SdrD B-like domain-containing protein, with the protein MRFESLENRRLMVADPIHVGVVYLETDYLESDQDVGSDSKGDRFILSFTGGAPGTELTELIIRTDKDGDGISVGDPIFDTEQGGRGKNGYHPFKVQTIDTIDGTPADVTATVEDGGQILRLNFQGFSAGDRLEFTIDVDEVLRNLPDLDEFNQRLDVITSGQEFQDSILEAHFEAPDYYTAEADAIFLNDFGDPAGQYGLDLPPDEGTDIDSRPNRSAAAVGSATQTPIPASIGGFVYRDDNDSGTKDAGEVGLGGITVRLIPIDTIAPQGQLETKTNADGSYQFTNLMPGRYRIVEVDQPADLEDGKDAAGTIEGRVVGSAVNPGDEINDIVLRGGDVGVDYNFGEVPLGSIGGFVYLAAPGADCDGDHDEGDSTPLQNVEVRLIDEQGKVVATTRTGADGSYLFDDLRTGVYEIVEITPDGLLDGGSHPGEIRTIASNIFVPVGNSVDGGRITHVALPPGGEGHEYNFCEAAPGSLSGQVYHDRDSDGTRDAGEEAIPGTELVLVGSDGNVVATTLTDANGAYKFSGLAADTYRIIETQPLGYIDGRDSVGQIDGVTVGSLGSDSDSLVSITLRQGLHGVNYDFGERKLASLSGRVHVDFDEDCFKDEDEPALEGVIITLVDANGNQVAVTQTDAEGRYRFTDLMPGTYTVIETQPEGYFEGGAKPGSAGGVRETASRIGSITLDSGEVAVDYDFCERPPSEISGVVYVDRDADCFRDSGEEGLSGVIIELVDDSGTVIATTRTAADGTYKFSNLPAGFYTVREIQPSGYFHGGQKAGSHGGDDSQADVISTIDMGWGETLTQYNFCELLPSELSGIVYVDKDADCFRDSDEIGLAGVIVELFDENGNLVGSTTTDADGAYHFGNLKSGVYTVRETQPVGYYHGGQMAGSGGGDDSVADVISSINIGWGATLIDYDFCERLPSELSGTVYVDQDADCFQDPDEPGLAGVLIELFNSANELVATTTTDASGNYHFGNLQAGSYTVRETQPDGYFQGDQMAGSAGGDDSVTDVISAIPVGWGETLIDYDFCELLPSTISGMVWADTQRNSVFDDGETPLANVVIELRDENDQLVATTQTDGQGRYTFDGLPPGTYSVHETQPEGYFQGGQLVGDFGGRVLRSDVIGEITIPGGIDATGYDFPELPPATISGYVFQDGENLVLREAPSPEDLRDYRDGELTDDDTRLAGVTLELRNVLGRPVDASTSALAGHYGTETIRVTTDENGYYEFTGLRPETVYSVYQVQPQGFIDSLDTPGTTGGLAINVADFVTNSDGTLTFPTSVQNLMNDASTDPKFDAILQLFVGAGQTSDNNNFSEIAIEDPPDEPPQFDPPETPVERPLVPIETFDSPIRPIAFGLYLDPQQQFFFSDEWQVSWHLSVINGGFPRGDGAGAVQSEIVSNDDLSETDGLIHPATYRGDSILEDQDLKERKGKLHSSLLRNDLMAGLWHIQMPTVRTLASSVEAGSHIQLGHPDATPLTGDFNGDGVDEAVLYIGGQWFIDLNGNGKWDAGDMWVRLGTELDRPVVGDWDGDGKDDVGIFGRRWENDWIRIRRDPGLPDPANTRRRGLSREELVPRETTANEDQQRMLMRGEDGGLLADAVDHVFQYGEQVDTPIAGDWNGDGIDQIGVFRAGQWLLDDDADGRWTGKTKPHQFGRPGDEPIVGDFDGDGIDEIGVVRGDVWIIDSDGDRRLTANDQRIVVMRDTPDSKPIVGDFDGDNKDEPGYYQDAS; encoded by the coding sequence ATGCGTTTCGAGTCGTTGGAAAATCGGCGTCTGATGGTGGCGGACCCGATCCACGTTGGCGTGGTGTACTTGGAAACCGATTACTTGGAATCGGACCAAGACGTCGGCAGCGACTCCAAGGGGGATCGCTTCATCCTGTCGTTCACCGGCGGTGCGCCGGGAACCGAATTGACCGAGCTGATCATCCGCACCGACAAAGACGGCGACGGGATCTCGGTCGGCGATCCGATCTTTGACACCGAACAGGGTGGTCGCGGAAAGAATGGCTACCATCCGTTCAAAGTCCAAACGATCGACACCATCGATGGCACTCCCGCGGATGTCACGGCAACGGTGGAAGACGGCGGTCAGATCCTTCGCCTGAACTTCCAAGGATTCAGCGCCGGCGACCGACTTGAGTTCACCATCGATGTGGATGAGGTGCTCCGCAACTTGCCGGACCTCGATGAGTTCAACCAACGCTTGGACGTCATCACCTCTGGCCAAGAATTCCAAGACTCGATTCTCGAAGCCCATTTCGAAGCACCGGACTACTACACCGCCGAAGCCGACGCGATCTTCTTGAACGACTTCGGCGATCCCGCCGGTCAATACGGATTGGATTTGCCGCCCGATGAGGGCACCGACATCGACAGTCGTCCCAACCGTTCCGCGGCGGCAGTTGGATCCGCGACTCAAACCCCGATCCCGGCTTCCATCGGCGGTTTCGTTTATCGAGACGATAATGATTCGGGCACCAAAGACGCAGGCGAAGTCGGTCTGGGCGGCATCACGGTTCGATTGATCCCCATCGATACCATTGCACCGCAAGGCCAACTGGAAACCAAGACCAACGCGGACGGATCATATCAATTCACCAACCTGATGCCGGGTCGCTATCGCATCGTCGAAGTCGACCAGCCTGCAGATTTGGAAGACGGCAAAGACGCGGCCGGTACGATCGAAGGACGCGTGGTCGGTTCGGCGGTCAACCCTGGCGATGAGATCAATGACATCGTCCTTCGCGGCGGCGACGTGGGTGTTGACTACAACTTCGGCGAAGTCCCCCTGGGATCGATTGGCGGCTTCGTGTACTTGGCCGCTCCCGGTGCGGACTGCGATGGCGATCATGACGAAGGTGACAGCACGCCACTGCAAAACGTCGAAGTCCGATTGATCGACGAACAAGGCAAAGTGGTTGCGACAACTCGAACCGGTGCCGATGGAAGCTATCTGTTTGACGATCTGCGGACCGGCGTCTATGAGATCGTGGAGATCACACCGGATGGATTGCTCGACGGCGGCTCGCACCCCGGTGAAATCCGGACCATCGCGTCCAACATCTTTGTCCCCGTTGGTAACTCAGTCGACGGAGGCCGAATCACGCATGTGGCGTTGCCACCGGGCGGCGAAGGACACGAGTACAACTTCTGCGAAGCCGCCCCCGGCTCACTTTCCGGTCAGGTTTATCACGACCGTGACAGCGATGGGACTCGCGATGCTGGCGAAGAAGCCATTCCGGGAACCGAATTGGTCTTGGTAGGTTCCGATGGCAACGTGGTCGCCACCACGCTGACCGATGCCAACGGAGCGTACAAATTCAGCGGCTTGGCAGCCGACACCTACCGCATCATTGAAACGCAGCCTCTGGGCTACATCGACGGTCGCGACTCCGTCGGTCAGATTGACGGTGTGACGGTCGGCAGTCTCGGTTCCGATTCGGACTCGCTGGTCAGCATCACGCTGCGACAAGGCTTGCACGGCGTCAACTACGACTTCGGTGAACGCAAGCTCGCATCACTCAGCGGCCGCGTGCATGTGGACTTCGACGAAGACTGTTTCAAGGACGAAGACGAACCGGCCCTGGAAGGTGTCATCATCACCTTGGTCGACGCCAACGGAAACCAAGTCGCGGTCACTCAAACCGACGCCGAGGGTCGTTATCGCTTCACGGATCTGATGCCGGGAACGTACACCGTCATCGAAACGCAACCCGAAGGTTACTTCGAAGGCGGAGCCAAACCGGGTTCGGCCGGAGGCGTTCGCGAAACCGCCAGCCGCATTGGATCCATCACGCTGGATTCCGGTGAAGTCGCCGTGGACTACGATTTCTGCGAGCGACCACCCTCCGAGATTTCAGGCGTGGTTTACGTCGACCGCGACGCGGATTGTTTTCGCGACTCGGGCGAAGAAGGCTTGTCCGGCGTCATCATTGAGTTGGTCGATGACAGTGGAACGGTGATCGCCACGACTCGCACCGCGGCTGATGGCACTTACAAATTCAGCAACTTGCCCGCGGGCTTCTACACCGTTCGTGAAATCCAACCCAGCGGGTACTTCCACGGCGGACAAAAAGCGGGCAGCCACGGTGGCGATGATTCCCAAGCCGATGTGATCTCGACGATCGACATGGGCTGGGGCGAAACGTTGACGCAGTACAACTTCTGCGAGCTTTTGCCGTCGGAGCTATCGGGCATTGTTTACGTCGACAAAGACGCGGATTGTTTCCGTGACAGTGACGAAATCGGATTGGCCGGCGTGATCGTCGAACTGTTCGATGAAAACGGCAACTTAGTTGGCAGCACCACCACGGATGCCGATGGAGCCTACCACTTCGGCAACTTGAAATCCGGTGTCTACACCGTTCGCGAAACGCAGCCGGTTGGTTACTACCACGGCGGGCAAATGGCCGGCAGCGGCGGTGGAGACGACAGCGTTGCCGACGTGATCTCGTCGATCAACATTGGTTGGGGAGCAACACTGATCGACTATGACTTCTGCGAGCGTTTGCCATCGGAGTTATCAGGAACGGTCTATGTCGACCAAGACGCCGACTGCTTCCAAGATCCTGACGAACCGGGACTGGCCGGCGTCTTGATTGAGCTGTTCAACTCAGCTAACGAGTTGGTCGCCACCACCACAACCGACGCCAGCGGAAACTATCACTTCGGCAACTTGCAAGCCGGATCGTACACCGTCCGCGAAACACAACCGGATGGCTATTTCCAAGGCGATCAAATGGCCGGCAGCGCCGGTGGAGACGACAGCGTCACCGATGTGATCTCCGCGATCCCGGTTGGTTGGGGCGAAACCCTCATCGACTATGACTTCTGCGAACTTCTTCCCAGCACCATCTCGGGAATGGTTTGGGCCGACACACAGCGAAACAGTGTCTTTGATGACGGCGAGACTCCACTGGCAAACGTGGTGATCGAACTTCGCGATGAGAACGATCAACTGGTCGCCACCACTCAAACGGACGGGCAAGGGCGATACACGTTCGACGGGCTGCCACCGGGAACCTATTCCGTTCACGAAACACAACCGGAGGGCTACTTCCAAGGCGGGCAACTCGTCGGCGACTTCGGCGGCCGCGTTCTACGCAGCGACGTGATTGGTGAGATCACCATTCCAGGTGGCATTGATGCGACGGGATACGACTTCCCTGAATTGCCGCCGGCAACGATCTCCGGCTACGTCTTCCAAGACGGCGAAAACCTGGTGTTGCGAGAGGCCCCCAGTCCCGAAGACCTGCGTGATTATCGCGACGGTGAATTGACCGATGATGACACCCGCTTGGCTGGCGTCACCTTGGAACTTCGCAACGTGCTGGGTCGCCCGGTGGATGCGTCGACGTCCGCTTTGGCCGGTCACTACGGCACCGAAACCATTCGCGTGACCACCGACGAAAACGGCTACTACGAGTTCACCGGACTGCGGCCTGAAACCGTTTACTCGGTGTACCAAGTCCAACCGCAAGGCTTCATTGACTCGCTCGACACGCCAGGAACCACCGGTGGTTTGGCGATCAACGTCGCGGACTTTGTGACCAACTCCGATGGAACCCTCACGTTCCCCACGTCGGTCCAAAACCTGATGAACGACGCTTCGACCGATCCGAAGTTCGACGCGATTCTGCAGTTGTTCGTGGGTGCCGGACAAACCAGCGACAACAACAACTTCAGCGAAATCGCGATTGAGGATCCGCCGGACGAGCCGCCTCAATTCGATCCACCCGAAACCCCGGTGGAACGTCCGTTGGTGCCGATCGAAACATTCGATTCCCCCATTCGCCCAATTGCGTTTGGCCTGTACCTCGACCCTCAACAGCAGTTCTTCTTCTCCGATGAATGGCAAGTCTCTTGGCACCTCAGCGTGATCAACGGTGGCTTCCCACGGGGCGACGGTGCGGGTGCGGTTCAATCGGAGATCGTCAGCAACGATGACCTATCCGAAACCGACGGGCTGATTCATCCGGCGACCTATCGCGGCGACTCGATTTTGGAAGACCAGGATCTCAAGGAACGCAAAGGCAAGCTGCACAGTTCTTTGCTTCGCAACGATCTGATGGCCGGATTGTGGCACATCCAAATGCCCACGGTTCGCACCTTGGCGTCCTCCGTGGAAGCCGGCAGCCACATTCAACTCGGCCACCCCGACGCGACGCCGTTGACCGGCGACTTCAACGGCGACGGTGTGGACGAAGCCGTGTTGTACATCGGCGGTCAGTGGTTCATCGATCTCAATGGCAACGGCAAATGGGACGCGGGTGACATGTGGGTGCGATTGGGAACGGAGCTTGACCGGCCCGTGGTTGGTGACTGGGATGGCGATGGCAAAGACGACGTCGGCATCTTTGGTCGTCGTTGGGAAAACGATTGGATTCGCATCCGACGTGATCCCGGTCTTCCCGACCCCGCCAACACACGACGCCGTGGATTGTCACGCGAAGAGTTGGTGCCTCGCGAGACAACCGCGAACGAAGACCAACAACGCATGTTGATGCGTGGTGAAGATGGCGGCTTGTTGGCCGATGCCGTCGATCACGTGTTTCAGTACGGCGAACAAGTCGACACGCCAATCGCGGGCGATTGGAACGGCGACGGCATCGATCAAATCGGTGTCTTCCGAGCCGGCCAATGGTTGTTGGATGACGACGCGGATGGACGTTGGACCGGCAAGACCAAGCCGCATCAATTCGGACGCCCTGGTGACGAACCCATTGTGGGCGACTTCGACGGCGATGGGATCGATGAGATCGGCGTGGTTCGCGGGGACGTTTGGATCATCGACAGCGACGGTGACCGGCGTTTGACCGCCAACGATCAACGCATCGTTGTGATGCGTGACACACCGGATTCCAAACCCATCGTGGGCGACTTCGACGGCGACAACAAAGACGAGCCCGGCTACTACCAAGACGCCAGTTGA